A stretch of DNA from Curtobacterium sp. MCBD17_035:
GGTGACCGTCGAGTAGTCCCGTGATCATCGGCATCGGTGTCGACGTCGTGGACCTCGGTCGGTTCGCCGGGGTCCTCGAGCGCACGCCCGCGCTCCGACGTCGCCTGTTCACGCCGGCGGAGCTGCTGCGGGACGGCGAGCCCCGCCCCACCGCCTCGCTCGCCGCCCGCTTCGCGGCCAAGGAGGCCCTGATCAAGGCGTTCGGCACGAGTGCGGGACTGAGCTGGCAGGAACTCGAGGTCGTCGCGGACGACCAGCGTGCACCGTCGCTGACCCTGCACGCGGGGGCCCAGGCGGTGGCCGACGCGCGTGGCGTGACGGCCGTCCATCTGTCACTGTCGCACGATGGACCGATCGCGACGGCGTTCGTCGTCATCGAAGGGAACTGAGGAGTTGACCGACCATACGTGGAGGCCGCGCGGGAGCGCGCGGCCGACCCAGCACGCCGGGGCCGAACCGAGCCTCCCGTCCGTGGTGGTGACCCGGTGAGCGCGTTCACCGGCGTCACCGTCGACCGGGAGGCCCTGATCGCCAACTACGCGACGCTGGCCGAGCGGGTGGCACCGGCGGGTGTGATCGCGGTCGTCAAGGCCGACGGGTACGGGCACGGCGCCGTCGAGGCGGCACGCGCCTTCGTCGACGCGGGCGCGGAGTGGCTCGGCGTCGCGGACGTCGACGAGGCCCTCGCGCTCCGGCGCGCGGGCATCGACGTGCGGATCCTCGCGTGGCTGCACGCCCCGGACGAGGACTTCGTGCGCGCCGCGTCCGAGGGCATCACGCCAGCCGTCTCGTCGGTCGAGCAGCTCGCCGCGGCAGCCGGCGCGGAGGTGCCCGCGGTCCACCTCGTCCTCGACACCGGCCTGAGCCGCAACGGCGCGGTCGAGTCCGAGTGGCCCGAGCTCTTCGCCGCTGCCGCGGCGCTGCCGCGGACACGGGTGGAGGGCGTCATGTCGCACCTGGCCAACGCGTCCCGCGAGGACGACCTCGCCCAGGACGCCGCCCTCGACCGGGCGCTCTCGGCGCTCGCCGCTCACGGGATCGTGCCCGAGGTCGTCCACCTCGCGGCGAGCGCGGCGTCGATCGCGGTGCCCGAGACGCGACGCGACCTGGCCCGGATCGGCCTGTCCCTGTACGGCCTGAGCCCGTTCGCGGACCGGACGTCCGCCGAGCTCGGACTCCGCCCGGCGATGACGGTCACGGCGTCGGTCCTCCGGACGATCCGGGTGCCGGCGGGGCACGGTGTCTCGTACGGCTACACCCACCGCACCGAGCGCGAGACGACGCTCGCGATCATCGGACTCGGCTACGCGGACGGCTTCGACCGTGGCTTCGGCAACCGGGTGTCGGTGTCGATCGGCGGCCGACGCTTCCCGGTGGTCGGCCGCGTGGCGATGAACGCGATGCACATCGACGTCGGCGACGCGGAGGTCGCGGCGGGCGACGAGGTCGTCCTCTGGGGCGACCCGGCCACCGGGGTGCCGTCCGTCGAGGAATGGGCGGCCGCCATCGGCACGATCAACTACGAGGTGGTCGCACGACTCGGCCCCCTCCTGGCGAGGAGGACGACGTGAGCGCGCCGCTCCGCGAGGCCGTCGTCGACCTCGATGCGTACCGGGCCAACATCGACCTCCTGCGGTCGTGGATGGACCCGGTCGAGGTCATGGTGGTCCTCAAGGCCGACGGGTACGGACACGGCATGGTGCCCCTCGCGCTCACCGCGGTCGACGCGGGCGTCCGCTGGCTCGGGGTGCTCACGGTCGAGGCAGCCCTGCGGCTGCGCTCGGTCGGTGTCGGCGAGGACGTCCGGTTGTTCGCGTGGCAGCACGACCCGGACCTCGACCCCCGGGACGCCGTGGACTCCGGTGTCGACCTCGGGGTGTCGAACGTGGCCGAGCTCGACCGGATCGTCGCGGCCGTGACCCAGCGGCCGGCGCGCGTGCACCTCGGGGTCGACACGGGCCTCCACCGCGACGGCGCGACGCCGGACCGGTGGCCTGCGCTCGTCGAACGTGCCCGCGACGCCCAGCGCGCCGGTGCGATCGAGGTCGTCGCCGCGTACACGCACCTCGCGGAGGCGTCCGACGACGACGACGCCGCGGCGGTCGCCGTGTTCACCGAGGCGGTCGACGCC
This window harbors:
- the alr gene encoding alanine racemase; this translates as MSAFTGVTVDREALIANYATLAERVAPAGVIAVVKADGYGHGAVEAARAFVDAGAEWLGVADVDEALALRRAGIDVRILAWLHAPDEDFVRAASEGITPAVSSVEQLAAAAGAEVPAVHLVLDTGLSRNGAVESEWPELFAAAAALPRTRVEGVMSHLANASREDDLAQDAALDRALSALAAHGIVPEVVHLAASAASIAVPETRRDLARIGLSLYGLSPFADRTSAELGLRPAMTVTASVLRTIRVPAGHGVSYGYTHRTERETTLAIIGLGYADGFDRGFGNRVSVSIGGRRFPVVGRVAMNAMHIDVGDAEVAAGDEVVLWGDPATGVPSVEEWAAAIGTINYEVVARLGPLLARRTT
- a CDS encoding holo-ACP synthase, with protein sequence MIIGIGVDVVDLGRFAGVLERTPALRRRLFTPAELLRDGEPRPTASLAARFAAKEALIKAFGTSAGLSWQELEVVADDQRAPSLTLHAGAQAVADARGVTAVHLSLSHDGPIATAFVVIEGN